AGATGATTTAGCTATGAACAAACGTTCTCATAGAGATGCTACAGCtataaacaatataaaagatgacagcatttgtttgtttgtgttggtcTACCTGTCTAGGGGATGATTGTCATTGGGAAAGACTAACACTTTAACCTCAATTCCTTTCTCCTTTAAGGCTCTCACGTACTATACAAATCAAGAATACATGAACAAACAATATTACCAATAATGTTTTGGATCTGCAAAGTTGAACGAGTTGCAGATTGATCTTACTTGAATTCCGTTTGAAATGGGAACACGGAGATCCATAGTTCCCAAGAGAAACAAAGTGGGTGTTTTCACCTGCACAAGAAGGATCATTAAATGAATGTCTTCAAACTTATCGAAGAAGAACGGAAGTGGTGTGGTTTTGACCTTTGAGATGTGTGATATAGGAGACATTTGATGAAACCGAGACATATCTTCAGGTGATGGGGCTTCTGTATAGCGAGTCCGGTCACCATAGGCTTCAAAGAAACACCAATCAGGTATATCCGTAATCCCAACCATTGATGCAAGGTTGCATACAGGATTTCTTGCAGCTGCTGCCACAAATTTATTCGGGGCCTATTGCAAAACTTTGGTATAAGAATTTGGATGATTTCTATTCCGGTGCCATAACTTACAAAGGTGAGTGAACTACATTACCTGGCCAATCAAGTGTGTAGTGAGAAACCCACCATGAGAGCCACCTAGTACGGTTATTCTAGACGGGTCTGCAAGTCCCATTTCAACAGCGTGGTCTACAGCCGAGAGCACATCATTCACGTCTTGTGATCCAACTTTTCCAGGTAGAGACTGCAAAGcatcttccccaaaccccaacgaACCCCTTTCAACCCAAATGAATCACCAAAAAAACAAGTTAGGATCTCCAGAAGGTTGTTGATTAACTAATGGAGATGGAGCTGTCTGTGAACCTGTAATTTACAATCAGCAGACTGTATCCAATTGAGGAGAGATATGCCAAAGTCTTGGAGAAGCTGCAAGGTGCGATCGAATGAGGGCCTCCATGGACAATAACAGCTAAAGGATCACATATCCCATTCTCCTTGGACTTTGAAGACGATACATATATAGCTTCAATTGGTTTTTTGGCCCCTTGATCATATGGAAATTAATTAGTCAGAAAGTTTATCAACCAAAAACGAAAACAACAAATAAGATTGAGAGTTAAAAGTACCTTTGGTAAGACATTCAGAAACATTACTGATTGGAACTTTGAGAATTTTAAACTCCAGAGATGAAAGCCCAGACGTGACCTGAAGCGGTGTAAACAGAAAAAGATTAGTACAGAAAAAAGATTAACATCATTCGAATCTAGAGGATTTGGCTAATCTGATTTAACCTTCTCAGAGCTTTTAAATATTGGGTTTTGGATATCTAACCACTGCCATGAAGGCCTCCCGGCTGGATCAACAACTTTCTTTCCATATTTAATTTCAGGAACACTCACTGGACTGCTACACACTACTCaggaaaaaaaggaagaaaagaaaacttaCAGTTGTTCAGAACCTGGTGTGTGTTTTAAGTTTAAGGTGACATTGTCACAGTTAGTAACTGAGATTAAGAGCTTGGTTAAAGATGTTACCGGCAACAATATCATCACCATCTAGCGCAAGAACGCTCCATGAACAATCTGAATCATTAGGGCTGGCACGTGACAGTTCACCACTGTAGTAATTTTTCTATCATCAGTTAGCGTAGCAGCAAAAGAAGATAACTTGGAAACTTATCATATCTATTCATCAGTCACCTTAGCATATTTAGGCTGAGTATTACTCTACAACTGTGCCAGTAGGAAGACAACATAAGAGTATGTCCATCTGACAGCCACGGATCACTCAGCAGGCCAGTAACATAGAGTCCAGGGAAACAACCATCATCAGGACAATTCACAACTGGAATCTGCATTACAAGATGTATTTGAATATATCAAATAACAGttagtgatttttttagtttaattgcCACTATAAAGACAGATTTATTGGTGTAGAGAGAGTAGTTATAAGTTGTTAAGAAACAAAAAGTGTCCAGCTCATAGAAAGTTTGAAGCTTCTATAGGGAGAAAAAGGTACGTATAATCTCACCAGATCAACAATATCAGTTGACTCAGAAAGTTTCCCATCACTTGGCCAGTTAATCTTATGAAGTGACTCGGTTCCCCAATGCGCCCCCGAATCAACAGCAGTCTTTGCGGATAAAAACAGAAGAAACTTGCCATCTTTGCTGTGAGAGAAGGAAAAAGATGAGAGTAAGTTCTTAACTGGTCATAACTAAAACGAACATTGCACGTTAACACTGCTACAAGTAAGGACAATGTTTAGCATATGCTGTGTAAGATGGCTCAGTTGTAAACAGAGTAGCAAGGAGAACAAATgcttttggtaaataaataattcaaaaatttcATAACATGTAAACCTGAACAGTGGGGAAAAACCGCTGCTTATGCTCTTGGTCAAATTATGAATAGGGAATGCTTCCTTTGCATCATCTCTGGAACACAGGTAAACGCAAACTCTGTAAGATTTATCGGAACTATCAACTTGTCTTCTAGTGAGTTATAGTAACCACAAACTCACTTTGGCTCATCCGATCCAGACGAAGCATCTCTAAACTTTATTGCGTATATGGAACATGGTCTGTTGTAGCAGTACTTAATACCAAACTTTCTTTTATCTCCTAACCATCCGGCAAAAACTAAATACTCAGCTACGCCTTTACTGCTTGGACTCCAAACAACCTGTCCAACACTTATCGATCTTGGAACTCCTTTGATATGCTCGACCTCTCCACTGCTAGAGAGACAAGAATTAGAAAATGTAAAGAGTAATTAATTAttcttgttattatttttatttatttttatgaaaccTGTCAACATTGATAACAAACAGGGCAGGCTGCCTTTTTCCGGCATAAGCTTCTCCCCATTCCTCTTCCCAATCTCCTTGACCTTTCCAGCTTCCAATAGCCTTGTCCAAACCAACATTGTCTTTCGTGTAATAGCCTAGATGGTCAAATGTAGGTTTGGGAAGAGATGGTTCCTCAGCAACATAAGCAACACAAGTCTCATCTGAGTTCCAAGAGATTCCTTCAAACCTGCATCACACAAGCCTCACTCAATTTTTCTTTCTACTTCTCCAAGGCATTGAATTTGAAATAAGCCAAAAAGAAAAGTAGAGTACCATCCAT
This Brassica napus cultivar Da-Ae chromosome C6, Da-Ae, whole genome shotgun sequence DNA region includes the following protein-coding sequences:
- the LOC106406252 gene encoding acylamino-acid-releasing enzyme isoform X3; amino-acid sequence: MDSYGTDTVKDLDQTSEEEYATQSKLIKEFITIPSIDKAWIFNSGSGPQAMVAMSQANLLANKRRKFMLSGHISKESSNLSVNFHWAPFPVEMTGASAFAPSPSGLKLLVVRNPDDKESPTKFEIWSSSQLEKEFHIPQKVHGSVYVDGWFEGISWNSDETCVAYVAEEPSLPKPTFDHLGYYTKDNVGLDKAIGSWKGQGDWEEEWGEAYAGKRQPALFVINVDSSGEVEHIKGVPRSISVGQVVWSPSSKGVAEYLVFAGWLGDKRKFGIKYCYNRPCSIYAIKFRDASSGSDEPKDDAKEAFPIHNLTKSISSGFSPLFSKDGKFLLFLSAKTAVDSGAHWGTESLHKINWPSDGKLSESTDIVDLIPVVNCPDDGCFPGLYVTGLLSDPWLSDGHTLMLSSYWHSCRVILSLNMLSGELSRASPNDSDCSWSVLALDGDDIVAVCSSPVSVPEIKYGKKVVDPAGRPSWQWLDIQNPIFKSSEKVTSGLSSLEFKILKVPISNVSECLTKGAKKPIEAIYVSSSKSKENGICDPLAVIVHGGPHSIAPCSFSKTLAYLSSIGYSLLIVNYRGSLGFGEDALQSLPGKVGSQDVNDVLSAVDHAVEMGLADPSRITVLGGSHGGFLTTHLIGQAPNKFVAAAARNPVCNLASMVGITDIPDWCFFEAYGDRTRYTEAPSPEDMSRFHQMSPISHISKVKTPTLFLLGTMDLRVPISNGIQYVRALKEKGIEVKVLVFPNDNHPLDRPQTDYESFLNIAVWFNKYCKL
- the LOC106406252 gene encoding acylamino-acid-releasing enzyme isoform X4; this translates as MDSYGTDTVKDLDQTSEEEYATQSKLIKEFITIPSIDKAWIFNSGSGPQAMVAMSQANLLANKRRKFMLSGHISKESSNLSVNFHWAPFPVEMTGASAFAPSPSGLKLLVVRNPDDKESPTKFEIWSSSQLEKEFHIPQKVHGSVYVDGWFEGISWNSDETCVAYVAEEPSLPKPTFDHLGYYTKDNVGLDKAIGSWKGQGDWEEEWGEAYAGKRQPALFVINVDSGEVEHIKGVPRSISVGQVVWSPSSKGVAEYLVFAGWLGDKRKFGIKYCYNRPCSIYAIKFRDASSGSDEPKDDAKEAFPIHNLTKSISSGFSPLFSKDGKFLLFLSAKTAVDSGAHWGTESLHKINWPSDGKLSESTDIVDLIPVVNCPDDGCFPGLYVTGLLSDPWLSDGHTLMLSSYWHSCRVILSLNMLSGELSRASPNDSDCSWSVLALDGDDIVAVCSSPVSVPEIKYGKKVVDPAGRPSWQWLDIQNPIFKSSEKVTSGLSSLEFKILKVPISNVSECLTKGAKKPIEAIYVSSSKSKENGICDPLAVIVHGGPHSIAPCSFSKTLAYLSSIGYSLLIVNYRGSLGFGEDALQSLPGKVGSQDVNDVLSAVDHAVEMGLADPSRITVLGGSHGGFLTTHLIGQAPNKFVAAAARNPVCNLASMVGITDIPDWCFFEAYGDRTRYTEAPSPEDMSRFHQMSPISHISKVKTPTLFLLGTMDLRVPISNGIQYVRALKEKGIEVKVLVFPNDNHPLDRPQTDYESFLNIAVWFNKYCKL
- the LOC106406252 gene encoding acylamino-acid-releasing enzyme isoform X1 — translated: MVFNCKVSFIDRFLYVLLFNRQLIQMMSDCMLLQKVGLQDQLTMDSYGTDTVKDLDQTSEEEYATQSKLIKEFITIPSIDKAWIFNSGSGPQAMVAMSQANLLANKRRKFMLSGHISKESSNLSVNFHWAPFPVEMTGASAFAPSPSGLKLLVVRNPDDKESPTKFEIWSSSQLEKEFHIPQKVHGSVYVDGWFEGISWNSDETCVAYVAEEPSLPKPTFDHLGYYTKDNVGLDKAIGSWKGQGDWEEEWGEAYAGKRQPALFVINVDSSGEVEHIKGVPRSISVGQVVWSPSSKGVAEYLVFAGWLGDKRKFGIKYCYNRPCSIYAIKFRDASSGSDEPKDDAKEAFPIHNLTKSISSGFSPLFSKDGKFLLFLSAKTAVDSGAHWGTESLHKINWPSDGKLSESTDIVDLIPVVNCPDDGCFPGLYVTGLLSDPWLSDGHTLMLSSYWHSCRVILSLNMLSGELSRASPNDSDCSWSVLALDGDDIVAVCSSPVSVPEIKYGKKVVDPAGRPSWQWLDIQNPIFKSSEKVTSGLSSLEFKILKVPISNVSECLTKGAKKPIEAIYVSSSKSKENGICDPLAVIVHGGPHSIAPCSFSKTLAYLSSIGYSLLIVNYRGSLGFGEDALQSLPGKVGSQDVNDVLSAVDHAVEMGLADPSRITVLGGSHGGFLTTHLIGQAPNKFVAAAARNPVCNLASMVGITDIPDWCFFEAYGDRTRYTEAPSPEDMSRFHQMSPISHISKVKTPTLFLLGTMDLRVPISNGIQYVRALKEKGIEVKVLVFPNDNHPLDRPQTDYESFLNIAVWFNKYCKL
- the LOC106406252 gene encoding acylamino-acid-releasing enzyme isoform X2; the protein is MVFNCKVSFIDRFLYVLLFNRQLIQMMSDCMLLQKVGLQDQLTMDSYGTDTVKDLDQTSEEEYATQSKLIKEFITIPSIDKAWIFNSGSGPQAMVAMSQANLLANKRRKFMLSGHISKESSNLSVNFHWAPFPVEMTGASAFAPSPSGLKLLVVRNPDDKESPTKFEIWSSSQLEKEFHIPQKVHGSVYVDGWFEGISWNSDETCVAYVAEEPSLPKPTFDHLGYYTKDNVGLDKAIGSWKGQGDWEEEWGEAYAGKRQPALFVINVDSGEVEHIKGVPRSISVGQVVWSPSSKGVAEYLVFAGWLGDKRKFGIKYCYNRPCSIYAIKFRDASSGSDEPKDDAKEAFPIHNLTKSISSGFSPLFSKDGKFLLFLSAKTAVDSGAHWGTESLHKINWPSDGKLSESTDIVDLIPVVNCPDDGCFPGLYVTGLLSDPWLSDGHTLMLSSYWHSCRVILSLNMLSGELSRASPNDSDCSWSVLALDGDDIVAVCSSPVSVPEIKYGKKVVDPAGRPSWQWLDIQNPIFKSSEKVTSGLSSLEFKILKVPISNVSECLTKGAKKPIEAIYVSSSKSKENGICDPLAVIVHGGPHSIAPCSFSKTLAYLSSIGYSLLIVNYRGSLGFGEDALQSLPGKVGSQDVNDVLSAVDHAVEMGLADPSRITVLGGSHGGFLTTHLIGQAPNKFVAAAARNPVCNLASMVGITDIPDWCFFEAYGDRTRYTEAPSPEDMSRFHQMSPISHISKVKTPTLFLLGTMDLRVPISNGIQYVRALKEKGIEVKVLVFPNDNHPLDRPQTDYESFLNIAVWFNKYCKL